The sequence tatcaaactggtcaattaaaaaaaaagattctactCTTAAAGATCAAGTGTATCACAGAGCAGCAATTATCTTGTAAAACAAGTAAATGCATTCTGCATGAGTGAATTTCATATCCCAAAGGCAATTAAAGGCACGACCACACAAGTCGAGACTTCACTCAACGCTTTggttaaaatataagtaaataacaTGAGTTAAATATACAATACATATCAAACATTACTCCTAAAAACTTCACTGTCAGTTTCGAAGAATTACCAGCATTTTAATATTGATGTCTCACAGACATGGACATGAAGAAACATTGAAAAATCTggcaaaaatgtttattaaaatattagaattgatTTAATAAGCAGATAATTAAATActcttatttcaaaatagaatgccataaagaatatttataaaactgagaAAACTACTAATACCAAGTTCATAAATATGTTGAGAACTGCAAAAATTACATCAACAATATCACAATATATATAGTTgcagcttaaaaataaaacataggaAGATACCTAAATGATGGTGATTTGTTGAAGGTGACTTGATAAGCCTTAGGAAAGAACTCAGCCACTTGGGCTACTGTAGCATCAATAGGAATTCCAGTTACATACAATTTTCTTTCGTTAATCTTCGGTTCCAAAGTAGTAGGTTTCTTCTTACTTTTTTCACCAACAAAATCAATATTCAATAACTGgcctctaaattttttattttgcagtgtCTTATAATTTGCTTCAGCTTTCGCTTCTGAAGCGAAGCACAAGAATCCAAATCTAAAAGAGACAATATTCATAatcttaataacaattatttcgTGTTAGTTACAGAGTTGAATTTTACAATTATGTCGTGATGTGGTTCCACCATAATGTATTAAACATATAAGAGGTATAGCATCACTTTAATATAGCATTGTTTATGACACCTGCAGAAAATAGAACTACAGATGCtcaaagtaatgcatttattcattcaCCAAAACATTTTATCTACAGCAATCTTTAATATTGACATATAATCTGACAATTTGGATGAAgcaatgttaattatttaatagtactattttactttaaaacaaataaaaatgaaagttaattcataaaaacaaattgaaaatatcagAGCTTTAAAGTTGagttaaagaaattctttaaaaaaattctgtatctttttcttttttcccgcTTTACTACATCCTAAGTTTGACTAAAAGAAAACTGCACAAAATCTTCATACAAGGTATATTTTTTAGGTACCATAAACAAATCTCCAGCTTGACATCTCCTACATCTAAAGCTCACTATCAGGgcattagattttttaatttcccCCATAGGATTCcacttttataaacattaaaatatgaaaatgaataaaagtctTGACATTTTTTGAGAAACACTGAACAACGAAAAATACTTCTGTGGAAATTAAATCCAATATGAAAAATACTGGAAGATAAACTACAGACTTATTCATCACAAGACAACAGACAAATGGAATTTATATATTGGttaaagaaattacaatattttcaattaatggacattgcaaattaaaaattttaacaacctTTCTGCAAAAACCTTTGACTTCCAAAATTAGATAAGAATTACGAATAAGTCCCTTCCACACACACAGGCAACACAAAATACGAAGAGCTAAAAGCTACTAGCATCTAAAAGtttcatgtaattaaattatttttttaatccaggGTGTGTAATGAGAATTTGCCACAAAATTAAATACCTTTAAGCAcattaaccaaaaaaaattaagcaccatTGCACATTTATGTATAGGTGCATATTTTCTAAAGATatgctttcatatttataatgaataatttaatgaaaaaaattaagattaattttaaatgtgcatGTTTTGTAATGTTTATTTCGTTACTTCCACAacattttccattaaaaacatgTGTTCTGACAAAAACGGTCATAAATGATAATTctatcaatatcaaaatttttttaatcaactttaatAAGATTAACAAAAACAATCAGTAatcttcaatatttcttaaaatcaataaGTAACTAGTTTATCTAGAtgaatacatcattttttaaaataagatagtgtatttgtataaattttgtatttgattcctatacatgtaaaaataaataagattcgaCATGGCTAAGATGGAAAGTGTAAATTTCCTCTTGCAAAAATTCACTAGAAAAATCTatcatgatttttattataaaggtaCAAATTGTGTCaagaactaatttttcaaaaattttgaaggggaaaaaaaaaaaaaaacattcaaaacaaaTTAGTAGCAATGAAAAAGCCATTTTTCAAAACCCTTAAaacaatgggttttttttttttttttttttggtctgtCTGTATGTATGTGCTTTGATGccatgacaaataaaataaaaaataagtttcgaaATTTCATACTCCTAACTTCAATGGTTTACGTTACTCAGTCAATCAGAATAAACCTTTATATCTAAAGAGATTTCATTCGAGAGGAGGAATAATtatggaaagttttttttaatcgactAAAATACAGTACACCCTAAGGAATAggtcttaaattctattttttaaaatttaaatagtaaatgcAGCACTTTTTCCTtagtgaaaactaaaatttaacaagattgtttcagcaattaatttttaaatggatggagacattaaaaaaaaacacttcaagTTAAAATATCTACCATGTCAGATTTTGTGCTATCAACTAATGTAATTACGtatcaaaattacaatttaaaataatacagtaaaaTCTCTAAATAGGTTGTTCAAGAAATTGCCCTAAAACGACATATTAAAGAGATTAGTGATCAAATGTATAAAGGCTTCATTGCAAATGCGTTTCAAGCAACTTCTCCCCTAATTCAATATATCTCTTTTTCGCACAAAATACAACCTATTGTATTCTTATTTCCAGTTGATTGGActacatattcttttttaataatatgtaaaatgttaaatataaacttACCAGGCATAGCAAATAAATTcaccaatatttaaaaactctaaaaatcaaagtttgaatgcttttttttaatcacaagCATGACATATTTGGTATTTCATACTAGATTTTCAGGTAAACTATTCTAAtactttaataagtaaaaatgcaaattgttgaagaaacagtaagaaaaaaaaaggcccaATAAGTGTTAATATGTGTTCGGAACTCTATGCCTATTTCACCCTGGATTCCTTCTTCGAATTCTCctcttttctgttttttctttccAGATACATCCAATAAACAAGCCTTTTGTATGTTTTCGAATAATCGCATTCAACATATGGGGtacaaaacaaaatgcttttttcacaCTTCGAGAAATTTAAGCACTTTAAAAAGtcgttttaaatgtttaaaagtagtTTTCAAATTCAAGCACTTTTCATGATACTACATGCCCTATTGTTTATTCAggcataactttaaaatatatctgcttattttataacaaacaatACTTACGCATGTCTAACATTTTTACGATTTGATTTTGGtatgataacatttttaatatcaggAGACAATGCTTGTAGTTCTTCAGTGGTTACATCAGTAGGTAGGCCACCAACATAAAGCATTTTTGCATCTCTTtctcctattaaaaaaaaagtaaatgattagATATAAGtcactttaaaatttctaaacaaaaccAATGAGAAAAAGCAGACTTACTTCTTCTCTGTATTTCAATAGACTGTGTTTCagcatctaaaattaaaaattttaaaaatattataaattaaaatgtttttctgcaagaaattttaaatagcatcaaaaaaattcttctaaattcaaaaccattaaaatttttatagtccACTTTAATAGTCACTGCTAAAATTCAGATATGAATTACATACTTGATGGGCTGGCTGcttctttttttacttcatttttgacAGGGGTCTTTGCTTTTGGTgtctgaatttttgaattttcatttttgacagGGGTCTTCTGTTTATTTTGTTCCACATTATTTTTGCCTTTATTAGCCTGTTTCATTTTTGGCTTTTGCTCTTCTTCCTCATCATCATCATCGTCGTCATCCTCTTCATCATCATCATCGTCGTCGTCGTCATCCTCATCATCTTCAGCGTCATCATCCTCTTCATCCATTTCTAGATCTAGATCGTcttcttcatcatcatcatcgtcgtcgtcatcatcatcatcatcttctTCTTCTGCTCCACCTATACACACAGATAAAggattaaaacaattttgcagTCTCGTCTAAATCCTGTTATTAACTAAAAACTACAGTTTTTCTTCAAGACAAAAAAGCACTGCTGCATAAAATTTGCTTATTCAGCAAGAATCAGTAATATGAACTGACCAaagaaaaaattcagatattaatAAAGCTATTGGCAAAAACTATTCAATATGCTCCAATCAATAATTCTTCAACAGATGATTTTCGACAGAAAGGGAACGAATACTGTTGATTACCTTAATGAATTTACTAATAACCTTTTAAACTAATAAAGTTGAAAGTcaactaccaaatttagcactGATATAGATTGAAGGGTAGAAATATATAACTTGATATCCTTTTCTAAAAAGTGAAGTCTTCTGTCCACTCTCCATTTTTGCTATTAACTTTCGAAAGAATTTCGTAtgattttcacattattttaaagtacAAGTACGATCATTCAAGGAGAATTTTCATTGCAATCTAAGCAGAAGTACAAAAAGCAAGCAAATTCTCATGCAATGATAATTACATggttcattacaaaaataataatccaaaattcatttttaatttaatttttgtttaattcccCAGCACTGAAGAAACTAACAAGTTtgtcaaaattaaactttttgagactttttaatcaaatctttacttgaatttcaaattgagtatcaaacaatttttaaaaatttcaattaagatatCGCAGGATGGTACAAGTAACAAAACATCCGCAGAAAATTCAGCACTTTTTAAGCCCTTTagccaaaaataaataagcacCTTAATACCTTCACTCAATATCTATGTAAACTcgcatattttgatttttccccctttcaaaatacataattttcattgaaaaaaatttttaatacatattttataaatttttgcatttgacgTGTCTTCTATTATAAAATAACGAATCTCTTTTTGGCTTGTTGtcatttccaacaaaaaaaaaaatgtcatcttttataAAGGTGGAAACATCAGACCACCTtccacatctttttttttaaattacaaaattacaagtCAATTTGGAtggacacatttttgaaaatattgacatTGATATAGAAACAGCATAAccaaaaaatgtaagaattctttattgcatttatattaaagcagaaaaaaaaaattgaatgcatttaggaaaatcaatattttctcttctattaaaaatgtttctagaaaactttttgtaattaataccccctctttcattttattaatacagtGAAATATCTTTGAATGGCCATATCTCTACATGACCGTCCACCTTCTTACCAGCCAATTTTTCACGagatttttcaaacataatattaaaataaccttTAACAATGGCCACTGAATGgccattcctttttttttggaaagtatACTCATTTTGAGCTAAAAGATTCAAGGTCTGGTTAAGGGAAATCATTTGCATccatgatttagaaaaaaatacataatattaaataacattacaaATGCTGAATACAAaagatatgatattttatttaatattgataactaaaaattaaaagtttgaatatggtaacatttttttattcatataagatCATGTtagaattgtataaaaatcattttcaataacttgaatttaacttagaaataaatttatccattgttagaaaatttcttattcttattttcacaccactaaatattttaatagttttcagacaataaataatatgttgtaatttataagtaaactgtatttatttaaaaacaaatttctaatgaATGTTAGAGAACTCAAAATTATCTGTAATTTCATCATAGTAATCCCCCCCCCATTTAAATTACTCAAATACCATATACCTTTTTTCTGCTGAGGTTTGCCACCTTTAATTCCTTTGAACTCCTGCAAGCCACCTTTTCCTTTGGCTGGTGTTGGAGTTTTCTTTCCAACtaaagaattattcttatttgGTGTCTTGCCAGGGGTATTTTTTGAAGACATATCAAATGTAACTTTCTTTTCACTCAGAGACTGTCTCCCCTTAGGAGTTTTGTTTTGAGGAGTCTTCTGTACAGGCATGTTATCATCACTGTCGTCTTCATAATCTAGTTTTATTAAACaagtattaaacaaataattacaagAACAAAAAGTTATAAGGTATGATATTAAGCCagaaatcattttagaaaattatctctACTACtatatttatggaattaatatactttaaatcatGCTTTTTCATTTAGTtgtataaagaataaaacattcaACTCTTTGTcacagtaaaattatatttaagatgaaaactatagaaaaatacCAATACAGCAGCTTTGTATACgagtttataaaagtttaattgaaacaattaagtagaatttaattttaaatataattggcaTATTTTCAGCACTAACACAATAtctcaaacaaattttattcatggaACTCTTTCTATACACCTCAAAAGCATGCAACATATGAATTATTATATCACTAATGATAACTATATGGTCTTGAATTGTCAATGATTATCACAATATATCCTTCTATACAGAATTTACTTACTGAGgacttgtttaaaattaaaatatttagaattaaaggatattactgtaattaaatattaatagatttggaggaaaaaaatgaaaataaaaatattactgacttccattttgatcaaaatataaCAGTTGtagaagtaaaaaatttattatcttttcaagtaaaagtaattttttaaaaagggggAAAGTggcataaatatgtaaattagaaGTTATTCTTTTACACAAAGAAATACATCTTATTGAATATAATgttactgtttaaaaattttcctaatttattttaaccatgaggatttaaaataattacttaccaTCAGAATCATCCATGTCATTGAACATATCTGAAAAGTAACAATGGTTATTAAATAATGAGAAAGACTAAAACATGATCTTACAATACAATACTAACAGAGTGGCCattatttctatttgattttctCTAACTTTAccatgttttacaaaaaaattcctgaatttctatctaaaaatcttcaaaattatatcatttcatCTTACTCCCTTTATCTATTGCAGATTAGTAGTACAAAAGATCATATATAATATGAGAGAAATAATCAATATGccaaaattatactttttctatttaaaaatcaatgtggaataaataaaatgtaatgtttggTAAAGCCAAGTCAAATAAGCTTTGTTTTTGTAAgcatccttttttattttttgcaaatatggtatttataatataaaacactGAAACAAGTGTGTATCTATACGAGTTATTAACCTAGCAATCGTATCTTAACTGTTTATCacagatttgttcataaaagatAGTGATTACATGCACATTagcagaaattttaagaatataatctGTTTATTTCTAACATGTTTTCCCCAATTCATGCTGCTTCCCTATATTCAAATTTAAGCTAAACAATTTCACCAATAAGAAAAAAGttcaaacataaaaagtaaaCTAGATGGAagaatattactgaaaatatcaTGCACCtttaaactaaaaagaatattatcaaaataaaagaattattcagcaataaaagtatataaatttttagccTGCCAACCATGGCAAAAAATTCACCTGTAAAATCAATGGCAGAATGTATTTGTGTTACACAAAGACATACGAGTCCTTatagcataaaaagaaaaatgttccaaaaaataaaatttaaataaaatgacaaggataaatttttaagacgattttacaaacattaaagaaaaataatttcttttataggaGAAATATatgactataatttaaaaaatttaatttgcctcatattttaaaattcagtgcaCTTTGTTTAACATAAAGGGAATTTaagtgattaaaagaaaattttgaaagatgacAGAAGCAATACATAAGAAATacttcaaagatttaaaaatttaacaaaagctTCAAAACTTTTCCCAATgctcaaaggggaaaaaaaaaatgcattcataagatttaaaaggaaatgcactaataaaaaatatcaacatgGATActtcatggataaatttttaaaaagaaatgtaaagataaattctagaataaaatactaatattttttattaggttttaaactttgaatattaataaagttcgttttttcattttgagaagtaaaatgaaaatttttctttttgaattacaGATGCAAATTATAGAACACAAAAATTATAGAACACAAAAGCAAATTGAATTATAGAAcacaaaagcaaaattattttcattaattatgctGATAAACTTGTCATTatgaaaaaaggcaaaaatatatCTTACAGAAAATACAGATAtgatattgcaattaatttttagtttccaCTGTGGTCCAAATTACTTAATTGATATATCCATTTTTAGAACATGAACTCTAAACTGAACCTTAATTGCAACTCAATCTAGAAACagtgaattaataatttataataccaTCAGACTATCATTGTAAAATTGTGAATTGTGTTTAAAATAGTAGTAAGGAtgtaaattcatttgaataatacaCAACATCTTTGCCTGGCAAGTGTGAAGAAACCTACTTGGATTCAATTTCTGATtatcagtaaataaaaacaatttttattcgttGCTACATCTCATAATTTGCCTGATTGCCAGTCAACTGGCCATCATGattaacataaatttaacaaaactaacaaatatctaaattatttttattcattaagaaacagaggaaactttgaaaataaattgaaaacaaaaatttacacataaaagagtaagaattaaaaaaagaaaataaaagatcaggagcaaaaaaaattaccagaatCATCATCAGCTTCTTCAACTTGTTTCTTGCCTTTTTTCTTAggctgtaaataatttttatgacatatattaatgcttaaatacatatataagtgaataattgaaaaaatatatgtaataaatctatCCAGCCCtctttaaaagttaataacaTTATTAGCAAGTATAGTCAAAGTTGAGTTACGACTAACCTGAAATCTACGCCATACAATTATCACACAAATACCATCTATGAAGCTTATTTATCACAAGTAATATGTACCACCACATTTCTGGATGGCATTGTTCCAtttcttttcacaaaataattgccaaataataatcaacaaataattttaaataacatatacaaGAGCAGCCAGTTACATCCTAGTGTAGTATGCCTCCAACATGGTAACccaaaaattacattgaaatagTTTTCCAAATAACCCTTATACAGATTTGCTTACAATTTTTTCCTGTCGTTGAGTTGTACATCTACTACTATCACAAAcatatttgtaaaacattataattaagaatagataaataaatgtccattaaataatttagttaaattttataattgaaagtattattactgctaataaaatattcgatgttatttttaaaatgaactatgAAAAGGTATTTATCATTTTGCAAttcttatagaaatatattattcaaattaaaatagtatatttacaaattttgtcaGGACAGAAAATAAACATCTGCTTGAGCATTTGTATCGTGTAtctttattttgcagtttttcaTCGTAATATTAACAAATGATTCCAACAGATTTTTTTGCAATTGGTTGCTCTGTTCCTGGATTTCCTGTGATTATTCATTAAATCAGTGAATGTTCAATAATCCGATGTTTGACGATTCGGATTATCAGAAATATTATAAGGGATACTGTATTTATGAATTCAAtgtctatatttcaaaatatgatatcgACAGAATGACATTTGCACCACTGAAAAGTTGTCCTGGTTTGTCTTagtttttattaatggaaatcaTTCACTGCTAAAATGAAGAATTAGCCGAACCCTATTAAGTGCATTTATTCCTTCAAAAGAAGTCTCCATCTCTGGTAGCAAAACCACCAGAAATGAATGAACCAGAATTTTTCCTGTACTGTTCTTATTATGCTCATAATGAGCAATCAAAGCTACTAGGTTCTTGACCCCACTGCTAACAAagaagaaagacattttttaaagtataaatttatgcCGAGAGCTTTCTTCAAATGACAAAGGTATAGCATGCCTGATTTATTCCATCTCTTTTGGCTTatttgggggaggggggggggggaatcctcATGTTCAATGTGCTGGTAAAGCTAAAACtactttcaaatgataaaaaattatgttcaatacAACGAAATCCACTAAATAGTTTGAgatacacaaaaattaaaaatttaagcaactAAATCTAGATGTGGATCAAATTTACTGTACAGTCACCcttggtgcaatttttttttacattggcaataaatctttttatatggCAACCCACATCCGACCCAACAAGTAATTGCATTAACCCTATTGGTCAATTGAATggctgcaattttttaattttcgttcAACCACGTTGCACGTGTGCTTTTTTAGTCTTCAGTTCCTGCGTTCTTTTCGTGAAACTTTTGTGATGGCTGCTGCATGGGGAATGTCTGAGGTAAGGGCAAGAATGTTTTGTGAGAATGATGTTATGTGGTATGTTGAGAATGTTAATTTAAGGTATTTGTATGGATTAGATAAAGGGAAGCAAACATTTGAGTTTTGTATGAAAACGGGTTTGATTGCGGAAGGACACAAGTGTTGTAAATGTGGTAAGGATATGAAATTGGTTGAAAGGCACGATATAAGTGATGGTTTTGAGTGGAGGTGTAAATCTAAGGTGAAAGAACAAATGCATGATGTCAAAATGAGTGCGAGAaagggttcttttttttttttttaattgagtcgAATGACATTGAATGAGATTTTAGTTCAGGTATATTTGTGGGTGACTCAGAGTAAGGTTGATTTTAATATGCAAGAGAGAAAATGTTCTTTAAAGACTGTGTGTGATTATCATTCCTATTGCCGTGAGGTTTGTGCAGTAGAGATGATTGAAAGTATGAAAGTGAATGGAAGCGCCGTGACTGTTGAGATAGATGAAAGTAAATTTGGGGAATGTAAATTTAATCGGGGAAAACATGTGGAAGGTAAATGGGTGTTTGGGGAAGTTGAGCGGGAGAGGtaaatgttttatgaaagttGTGGATGATAGGAGACCGATTCTTTGTCGGAACCCGGAAGTATATTCTTCCGGGTTCGATAATAATTTCAGACTGCTAGAAGAGCTATGATTGCCTTTCTAATGAAGGCTTCGTGCATCTGCAGATAAATCATAGTGTGAATTTCAAGGACACGGATACAGGTGCCCACACTAATACCATAGAAGGAACGTGGGGAGCAGTTAAATGTGGTATACAGGCGAGCAAAGCCAAAACGCAATTAGATTATTTAGCTGAATATGTGTGGCACAAAAAGAACAAGCAGATGTGCAACAAATTCATGGCTTTCATCGATTCTATCATCCGCATTGACCCTCCTCAAAGAGCCGGAAGATGCAGCATCATCATCGAGGTAGAGGCGAAGTGATGTGGAAGGTAGTGAGGGGGGCAAGCGATAGCAGCAAATGGGAGAGAGGTATGTATATTGTTCATTATTAACGATTTCAGCAATTTTGCCGCCTTTTTTTTTACGCGGGCAACATTTTCACTACACTGTTTTCTTTAAATCTCAATCATACAAGAAGTCGCCATTTTGGCAAGATTTTGAAAAAGTTGCCAAGGGTGACCGTACAGTAAATTATCACCCTATATGCTTCTATGCACTTAATAGGTAACACTTAGACTTAAGCTACATTAACATTACCAATCTTTGGATTAGAATCTTCATTTACTACAATTTAGAAATGATCAAGCTTCTAATTATTATAACTTAGAAACCTACTTTTTACCAATCTTTCAAACTAGCATTTatcaattattctaaatatcGCCAGCATAaccaaatggtttttttttatcagcagaaataaaataacatgcatCCTCTCTAGGCATTTTTTGAACAAAGACATAGATCTAATAGCAAAAACTTCAATTCTAAATCACATAAAGCATAAATTATACatgctg comes from Argiope bruennichi chromosome 2, qqArgBrue1.1, whole genome shotgun sequence and encodes:
- the LOC129961591 gene encoding nucleolin-like, whose protein sequence is MVFQKKATTPAKNFQPKKKGKKQVEEADDDSDMFNDMDDSDDYEDDSDDNMPVQKTPQNKTPKGRQSLSEKKVTFDMSSKNTPGKTPNKNNSLVGKKTPTPAKGKGGLQEFKGIKGGKPQQKKGGAEEEDDDDDDDDDDDDEEDDLDLEMDEEDDDAEDDEDDDDDDDDDEEDDDDDDDEEEEQKPKMKQANKGKNNVEQNKQKTPVKNENSKIQTPKAKTPVKNEVKKEAASPSNAETQSIEIQRRRERDAKMLYVGGLPTDVTTEELQALSPDIKNVIIPKSNRKNVRHAFGFLCFASEAKAEANYKTLQNKKFRGQLLNIDFVGEKSKKKPTTLEPKINERKLYVTGIPIDATVAQVAEFFPKAYQVTFNKSPSFRSASINFEKIEDANEAFKANKNVEINGQKLIVVHSTVSTMNKKQKKRKPHKNSNAKQGGNPAKKMKLAKEAKESSDEE